A part of Paenibacillus donghaensis genomic DNA contains:
- a CDS encoding extracellular solute-binding protein, giving the protein MVQKKSKTTFVWVLSAALALTLAACGNSNNEGSDTGNKDAAANTGTNTKETTAPANTSSDKKVSITFQNIYPDPAAPSYKMVHELSEQYEKEHPNIHIELDTLNTDQQKVKLKTQAASKEVPDITIVNPAAQMKPFVDAGLFAPLNDMLGQNGLKDTYQSGLLDYYSFNDKVYALPDGNNIEVVFYNKELFEQAGIAKTPTTFEEMLQDVKILKDKGITPLAIGEKDSWTGSFLFMNILLRTNGGPGFLQDVQDGKRTFEDPAFIEAVDAFQSLVQAGAFPDGATSIDATAGGNIFKSGKAAMWVIGSWETGAIDASSVSGKVGAFQFPTVNGKGDPNEFMLAPGSAFAVSANSEHLQETMDFLNFFALNLPKKQFELKNAVGIGQKVDGDLKAAGYSDLAINIAGLFNQVKGGDLAFDNTMNPATAQVHLSSIQNLFVQKVDSAQVAKEHQSAFEANK; this is encoded by the coding sequence ATGGTCCAGAAGAAGTCAAAAACAACCTTTGTATGGGTCCTGTCGGCTGCGTTGGCACTTACTCTGGCAGCTTGCGGCAACTCCAACAATGAAGGCAGTGACACCGGCAACAAAGATGCCGCTGCGAATACCGGCACGAACACCAAGGAAACTACGGCTCCGGCCAACACCTCCAGCGACAAAAAGGTATCGATCACGTTCCAGAATATTTACCCCGATCCGGCCGCTCCGTCCTACAAGATGGTGCACGAACTGTCCGAGCAATATGAGAAGGAGCATCCGAATATTCACATTGAGCTGGATACGCTGAACACCGACCAGCAGAAGGTGAAGCTGAAGACCCAGGCGGCTTCCAAGGAAGTACCGGACATCACGATTGTCAATCCGGCTGCGCAAATGAAGCCTTTTGTCGACGCAGGGCTGTTCGCACCGCTGAATGACATGCTCGGACAGAACGGGCTGAAGGATACCTACCAATCCGGCCTGCTGGATTATTACAGCTTCAACGATAAGGTGTATGCGCTCCCAGACGGCAATAACATTGAAGTGGTCTTCTACAATAAAGAGCTGTTCGAGCAGGCGGGCATCGCCAAGACGCCAACCACCTTCGAGGAGATGCTTCAGGATGTGAAGATTCTCAAAGACAAGGGTATCACACCGCTGGCTATCGGCGAGAAGGATTCTTGGACCGGCTCGTTCCTGTTCATGAACATTCTGCTGCGCACCAACGGCGGCCCGGGCTTCCTGCAGGATGTGCAGGATGGCAAAAGAACCTTCGAAGACCCTGCCTTCATCGAAGCCGTTGACGCCTTCCAATCGCTGGTTCAGGCGGGTGCGTTCCCGGATGGGGCGACCTCGATCGACGCCACGGCAGGCGGCAATATTTTCAAATCCGGCAAAGCGGCGATGTGGGTCATCGGCTCCTGGGAAACCGGGGCGATTGATGCTTCGTCCGTATCCGGCAAAGTAGGCGCGTTCCAATTCCCGACCGTAAACGGCAAGGGTGACCCGAATGAATTCATGCTGGCTCCAGGCAGTGCTTTTGCTGTATCCGCTAACAGCGAGCACTTGCAGGAAACGATGGACTTCCTAAATTTCTTCGCGCTGAACCTGCCCAAGAAGCAGTTTGAGCTGAAGAATGCGGTAGGTATCGGGCAGAAGGTGGACGGCGACCTAAAGGCAGCAGGATACTCCGATCTGGCGATCAACATTGCCGGCCTGTTCAACCAGGTGAAGGGCGGCGATCTCGCTTTTGACAATACGATGAATCCGGCAACGGCCCAGGTGCACTTGAGCAGCATCCAGAACCTGTTCGTGCAGAAGGTGGATTCCGCGCAGGTAGCCAAGGAGCATCAGAGTGCTTTTGAAGCCAATAAATAA
- a CDS encoding YfiT family bacillithiol transferase — MNMSLSYPLGHFTPQEQPTAEQRAGWIEDIAALPADLKRTVAEFTPEQLRIPYRPGGWSTQQVVHHLADNDMNAYIRFKRALTEESPLAGSYREDLWAELADYEETPIVFSLQLLESLRHRFVILLRTLPAEQFQRCFTSPTHGAMTLEQATQRFAWHGRHHLAQISSLKQRLNG; from the coding sequence ATGAACATGTCATTATCTTACCCTTTGGGTCATTTCACCCCGCAGGAGCAGCCGACAGCGGAGCAGCGGGCAGGCTGGATCGAGGATATCGCCGCTCTACCGGCCGATCTGAAGCGTACGGTAGCAGAATTCACACCCGAACAGCTGCGCATACCCTACCGGCCGGGAGGCTGGAGCACGCAGCAGGTGGTGCATCATCTGGCCGACAATGATATGAACGCGTACATCCGCTTCAAACGGGCGTTGACCGAGGAATCCCCCTTGGCCGGTTCTTACCGCGAGGATCTATGGGCGGAGCTGGCCGACTATGAGGAGACGCCGATAGTGTTCTCGCTGCAGCTGCTGGAATCCCTTCGCCACCGGTTCGTGATCCTGCTGCGGACATTGCCTGCGGAGCAGTTCCAGCGCTGTTTCACAAGTCCCACACATGGGGCGATGACCCTGGAACAGGCTACGCAGCGGTTTGCCTGGCATGGCCGGCATCATCTGGCCCAGATCAGCTCGCTGAAGCAGCGTTTGAACGGATAA
- a CDS encoding DEAD/DEAH box helicase, whose product MSGNPFHRLAPFIKEFIYRNRWETLREAQVDACRVLFDTPHHLLIASGTASGKTEAAFFPALTELYEHPSASVGILYIAPLKALINDQFTRLNDLLREGSIPVWHWHGDVPQADKTKLVQNPSGVLQITPESLEGLLMNRPNAIPALFHDLRYIVIDEVHAFMGADRGIQVLSQLARISRMAGCHPRRIGLSATLSDYASVTTWLAAGTRERVEVSAPQGGRKLRLSVEHFSFPDARDEVQAEQLERARQAYYDFIYDHTRQKKALIFTNSRSDAETAILELRRTAARRSERDVFHVHHGSISAMLREETEAALREGSGPAVAAATLTLELGIDLGELERVLQLGAPYSCASFVQRLGRSGRRGDAASEMIFVTPEEEDEEAQLPARMPWTLLRAIAVIELYVREKWVEPLEVRKLPVGLLYHQTMSMLKSMGEAEPDELRAAVLSLPSFQGITEEDYEAFMAYMLGMGHIERMDEGSVLVGLAGEKIVNNFRFYAVFKDDEEHVVYNGTEEIGSITTVPPPGYCFTLAGRLWKVEEVDTRHKAVYVKTSRGKVDTLWLGAGGDVHTRIMTKIREVLGATMLYPYLAPSAAARLERARRLAKESGLLTRSVLPAGGDSMFILPWAGSRQFRTLERLLKNNLKGTMGLRSVVPMEPYYMVVAGKADAETLEAEILAETVAVQDPLQLLSPDEAPYLGKYDEFIPHDLLRKAFSLDGLDLPGLTEVLKLWKGQDQPPE is encoded by the coding sequence GCTTCGGTCGGCATCCTCTACATCGCGCCGCTGAAGGCGCTGATCAATGACCAGTTCACCCGCTTGAACGATCTGCTCCGCGAGGGCAGCATCCCGGTCTGGCATTGGCATGGCGATGTGCCGCAGGCGGACAAAACCAAGCTGGTGCAGAACCCCTCCGGCGTGCTGCAGATCACGCCGGAGTCCCTGGAAGGCCTGCTGATGAACCGTCCCAATGCCATCCCGGCGCTGTTCCATGACCTGCGCTACATCGTCATTGACGAGGTGCATGCCTTCATGGGCGCGGACCGCGGCATCCAGGTGCTCAGCCAGCTGGCACGGATCTCGCGGATGGCCGGCTGCCATCCGCGCCGGATCGGGCTGTCCGCCACGTTGAGCGATTATGCCTCCGTCACCACCTGGCTGGCGGCAGGCACGCGGGAACGCGTGGAGGTGTCTGCTCCGCAGGGCGGGCGCAAGCTGCGCCTCAGTGTGGAGCATTTCTCCTTCCCGGACGCGCGGGACGAGGTCCAGGCGGAGCAGCTGGAGCGGGCACGTCAAGCGTATTATGACTTCATCTATGACCACACCCGCCAGAAGAAAGCGCTGATCTTCACCAACAGCCGCAGCGACGCCGAAACGGCGATCCTGGAGCTGCGGCGGACGGCGGCGCGCCGCAGCGAGCGGGATGTGTTCCATGTGCACCATGGCAGCATCTCCGCCATGCTGCGCGAAGAGACCGAGGCCGCGCTGCGCGAGGGCTCGGGCCCAGCCGTGGCCGCAGCGACGCTGACGCTGGAGCTAGGCATCGATCTTGGCGAGCTGGAGCGCGTGCTCCAGCTCGGCGCACCTTACAGCTGCGCGAGCTTCGTGCAGCGGCTGGGCCGTTCCGGCAGGCGGGGCGACGCCGCCTCCGAGATGATCTTCGTCACGCCGGAGGAGGAAGACGAAGAAGCGCAGCTGCCCGCCCGCATGCCGTGGACGCTGCTGCGGGCGATTGCCGTGATCGAGCTGTATGTACGCGAGAAATGGGTGGAGCCGCTGGAGGTGCGCAAGCTTCCGGTGGGGCTGCTCTACCACCAGACGATGAGCATGCTGAAGAGTATGGGCGAAGCCGAGCCGGACGAACTGAGAGCGGCTGTGCTCAGTCTGCCCTCCTTCCAGGGCATTACGGAAGAGGATTATGAAGCGTTCATGGCCTATATGCTGGGCATGGGTCACATTGAGCGGATGGATGAAGGCAGTGTGCTGGTCGGTCTGGCGGGGGAGAAGATCGTCAACAACTTCCGCTTCTACGCCGTGTTCAAGGATGACGAGGAGCATGTGGTCTACAACGGCACGGAGGAGATTGGCTCGATTACCACTGTGCCGCCCCCCGGCTACTGCTTCACGCTGGCAGGCAGACTGTGGAAGGTTGAGGAGGTGGACACCCGCCATAAGGCCGTTTATGTCAAAACCTCGCGCGGCAAGGTGGACACCCTCTGGCTCGGAGCAGGAGGCGATGTGCACACGCGCATTATGACCAAAATCCGCGAGGTGCTGGGCGCGACGATGCTGTACCCTTATCTCGCTCCCAGTGCGGCGGCGCGTCTGGAACGGGCTCGCCGCCTGGCGAAGGAGAGCGGCTTGCTGACGCGTTCCGTCCTGCCCGCAGGCGGCGACTCCATGTTCATCCTGCCTTGGGCTGGCAGCCGCCAGTTCCGCACGCTGGAGCGGCTGCTGAAGAACAACCTGAAGGGCACTATGGGCCTGCGTTCCGTCGTACCGATGGAGCCGTATTATATGGTGGTTGCAGGCAAGGCCGATGCGGAAACGCTGGAAGCGGAGATTCTTGCCGAAACCGTAGCTGTGCAGGATCCGCTGCAGCTTCTGTCGCCAGACGAAGCGCCTTATCTAGGCAAATATGATGAATTTATTCCGCATGACCTGCTGCGCAAAGCCTTCTCGCTGGACGGCCTCGATCTCCCTGGACTCACCGAGGTGCTGAAGCTGTGGAAGGGGCAGGATCAGCCGCCGGAATAA